From Carassius auratus strain Wakin chromosome 10, ASM336829v1, whole genome shotgun sequence, a single genomic window includes:
- the LOC113109860 gene encoding ras-related protein Rab-38-like — protein sequence MSSAMHNNRKEHLYKILVIGDLGVGKTSIIKRYVHQTYSTNYRATIGVDFALKVLNWDSETVRLQLWDIAGQERFGNMTRVYYREAMGAFIVFDVSRPTTLEAVSKWKEDLDSKLILSNGQSIATVLLANKCDQNRDFLTDNSLKMDQYCKENGFVGWFETSAKENVNINEAANFLVKHIIASENDILKSVVPDTISPQLHSDKEMTCSACFKP from the exons ATGTCCTCAGCGATGCATAACAATCGGAAAGAGCATTTGTACAAAATCCTTGTCATCGGTGATTTGGGAGTAGGGAAGACCAGCATCATCAAGCGGTATGTGCATCAGACGTACTCCACTAACTACAGAGCGACCATCGGAGTGGATTTTGCGCTCAAAGTTCTCAACTGGGACTCAGAGACGGTCCGGCTGCAGCTGTGGGACATCGCAG GTCAAGAACGGTTCGGGAACATGACGCGGGTTTATTACCGAGAGGCCATGGGGGCGTTCATTGTTTTTGATGTCTCTAGACCCACTACGCTTGAGGCTGTCTCCAAATGGAAGGAGGATCTGGACTCAAAATTAATACTTTCAAATGGCCAGAGTATCGCCACTGTGCTCCTGGCCAATAAGTGCGACCAAAATAGAGACTTTCTGACTGACAACAGCTTGAAGATGGACCAGTACTGCAAGGAGAATGGATTTGTGGGCTGGTTTGAGACATCTGCTAAG GAAAACGTCAACATTAATGAAGCTGCCAACTTCCTCGTGAAACACATAATTGCCAGTGAGAATGATATCTTGAAATCAGTGGTTCCAGATACCATCTCTCCTCAGCTCCACTCTGATAAAGAAATGACTTGTTCTGCATGTTTCAAACCCTAA